The DNA window AACAACAATACCACGATTGACCGCGAGTCCAACCAAACTCGCCAATGTAGTATTAGGTTTCAAACCAGCAGCACACACCACACTATCAACCTTCACACTATATCCGCTCTTAAAACGAACCTCGATACCAGTATCCGTTTTTGTCATCTTGCTGAGTTCATTACCCAGCTGCAGCTTAACTCCCTGCCCTCTCATTGCTTGATACAACTGAGATGATATAAATTCAGGTAGTAAATTAGGCAGTAATGAATCTGACCGGTCGCTTAATATCACATCATAATGAGCGATAGCCAAATCCATCGCAATTTCAGTTCCAACTAAACCAGCGCCAACAACTAATACAGATTTAGCATTCGCTAATTGTTCCTGTGACTGCTGATATTCATCCAAACTGTTTAGCGTAATAATCTCTTTGGCAGCATCCCCATCAACAAATGGCACAAACGATTGTGCCCCCGTAGCAAGTACCAAGTTATCGTATGCTATCTCGATGCCGTGACAACTCACTGTTTTTTCCGTGCGATTGATTTTATCAACATGGGTATTTTTCATCAGGGTAATATTATATTCAGCCGCAAAATCTATCCCACTTTGCTTAACCATATCTTGCGCAGTCAGTTTTTTGCTAAATACATGGCTCAGTTCAGGTTTGACATAATCATCACCACTGCCAGTGGTTATCACAATAATTGCTTGTTCCTTACTTAACCGACGAATTGATTTAACTAATTGATAAGCAGCAAACCCACTGCCTATGATAACGACGGGTGAACTCATGCTGCATCCTCAGTTTTTATCTCTTCAAACACATCTTTACCTAAACCGCACTCGGGACAAAGGAAATAATCAGGTACGTCTGACCATGCTGTACCCGGTGCAATATCTTGATTTGGTTCACCTTGCGCAGGATCGTATACCCACTGACATACCATACATAACATCGAGCTCTCAGCATCAAACTGTGCCACAGCACTTTCTGGTATTGACTTTTGAACTGCAACGGTCTGCGGAGATTGTTCTAGTACAGCTTGATTTTTTACAGGTGCAACTACATCTGCAACCGTATGATTTGTTAACGCCCACTCTTTCGCTAGCGTGCGTCCATATTCACGGCATGCTAATACCGCTTTACCATCTGGTTTCCATTTTGTTTTAAGGCTTGGGTAAGCTGCAAAGCCCGCTTCATGCAATCGCTTTTCAATGCGATCAATCGCTCCACCAGTCCAACCATAACTACCAAATGCAGCTGCTTTTTTGTTTTTAAAACGCAGACCGGTGATCTCTTCCAGCATGGCAGCAACTTTAGGCATCATCACATTATTCATCGTTGATGAACCCACTAAAATGCCTTTAGAAATAAAGGCATTCGATAAAATTTCATTTTTATCATGACGTGCCACATTGAATACTTTCACCGCAACATTGCTATCCGCCTCATGAATCCCCTGCGCAATGGCATCCGCCATCATGCGGGTATTATTCGACATAGAATCATAAAAAATAGTAATGCGGTCTTCTTGATATTTATCTGCCCACGCCAGATATTGTTCAATGATTTGAATCGGATTATCACGCCACACAACACCGTGTGCAGTCGCAATCATATCGACGGGTAAATTAAAGCCTAATATTTCTTTAATCTTAGCACTAACTAGCGGGCTAAATGGAGTAAGAATATTGGCATAATAACGTAAACATTGATCCATTAACTCTTTCGTATCTACTTCATCATTGAATAAACGCTCATCACAATAATGCTGACCGAATGCATCATTACTAAACAGCACCGCATCACCGGTCATATACGTCATCATGCTGTCAGGCCAATGTAACATGGGGGTTTCAATAAAGACCAACTGCTTACCATTACCTAAATCTAAACTATCACCCGTCTTAACCACGTTAAAATTCCACTCAGGGTGGTGGTGGTGACCGGTAATTGAATCAATCGCATTTTCGGTACAATAAATAGGGGTGTTCGGTATTTTATTTAATAATGCAGCTAATGCACCTGCATGATCTTCTTCAGCATGATTAATCACAATGTAATCAATTTTGTTAAGGTCAACTTCCAGTTCTAATTGTTGAATAAATTCGTAGCAGAATTTGTGGTCAACCGTATCAATTAGTACCGTCTTTTCTTCTTGAATAAGATAACTATTATAACTCGTGCCTTTTTCTGTTTTAAATTCAGTACCGTGAAAATCACGCACTTCCCAATCACGCTGTCCAACCCAAGAGATATTATTTTTTACATGAATAGTCATATTGTATTCCAATTAAAGAGTTAACGAATTTATACACGTTCTAACTGCACGTACCATGCCAAACTGCAAGCCGTTGATTTAATTGGAATATGGAGGCTTAAGCAGTCATAATGACTATCTTTACATATTGTCATTATGACTATACAATGTCGATAAGACAGTATTTAATATGGCAGACGTGATGCAAACTAGTACTAAAGACCTTATCCATATCGCCTTAGATTTAACAACCAATATCTCCAGTCAGGATCGTTTCGAACGCCTACTTACAACAATGCGTAGACTATTCAACTGTGATGCATCTGCGCTATTAGAGTTTAAAGGACTGCATTTCAAACCCTTAGCAATTAATGGCCTTAATGCTGACGTATTGGGCAGGCAATTTAATATCAGTGAACACCCTAGATTAGAAGCCATTGCCAGAGCTGGTGATGTAGTCAGGTTTCCTGCAGACAGTTCTCTGCCCGATCCTTATGACGCCCTGATTACCTCACATGAAGGTAATTTGCATGTACATGCCTGTGTCGGATTACCTTTAATGGCAAATCAACGCCTGATTGGTGCCCTTACCCTCGATAGCTTTGATCCCCATCAGTTTGATAACTTCAGCAATGATGAACTACGTACGGTGAGCGCGCTTGCAGCCGCGACACTTAATATTGCATTATTGATGGATAAACTGGAAAAAGCGGCAGGCGATATGACAGAATCAGATCCCGCCAAACATCAACCCCAAAGTAACACTGAAATTATTGGTCAATCCGCGCAGATCCAAGCCTTAAAAAAAGAAATAAGCGTGGTTGCGAGCACCGATATGACCGCCTTGATCTTGGGAGAAACAGGAGTTGGTAAAGAATTAGTTGCCACCGCAATCCACCAGCAATCTTCTCGAGCCGACAAACCCCTGATATACCTTAACTGCGCAGCTTTACCAGAGTCTATTGCAGAAAGTGAACTATTTGGACATGTAAAAGGCGCATTTACCGGTGCGATAAGTAACCGCAGTGGTAAGTTTGAATTAGCAGATAAAGGCACCCTATTTCTTGATGAAATTGGTGAGTTAACCCTGACTTTACAAGCAAAGCTATTACGGGTATTACAATATGGCGACTTACAACGTATTGGTGATGACCGAAACTTAAAAGTCGATACGCGTATCATAGCGGCAACCAACAAAGATTTAAAAGAAGAAGTACTTGCAGGTCGTTTTAGAGCAGATCTTTATCATCGCCTTAGCGTATTTCCCATTACTGTATCACCGCTGCGCGAACGTGGCGAAGACATTATATTATTAGCTGGTTTTTTCATTGAACGCTGTCGCAGCAAACTGCAATTAAGTCACCTGAGTTTAAGTTCCACCAGCCAAGCTATACTGATGAATTATCCATGGCCAGGTAATATCAGAGAATTGGAGCACAGTATTAACCGCGCTGCGATTCTGGCCAGAGCAGAAGCTAAAGATGAATACGTAGTGCTTCAACCTGCACATTTTAAGCTTGAGCATTTTTCAGTTGGAGTAACAGATACGACTGAGCAACCAATAATGCCCATCACCAGCATACCCGTCGATAATTTACGTGACGCGACCGAGCAATTTCAACGACAGTTAATTAGCAAAGCACTCAAAGAAAACAACAATAACTGGGCTGCAACGGCACGCCACCTTTCTGTCGATGTGGGCAATCTTCATCGATTAGCTAAGCGGATTGAATTGAAACAATAACAATTTAAAGAGTAAAATTGCAAAAGTAAAAAGGCCGCACATTTATATTAATAAAGATGTGCGGCCTTTGTTTTATTCACTTTACCTAACTGATATAGATAACTATTTCATCGGTTGTGATATTTGCTGTAATGACATATCACCCGGTGCAATAGCCAGCGTCATCCTCGCAATTCCACTTTCTGAATTAAACCCACTAAGGTTTAGAACAACATCCAATTTTATCTGTTCTAAATTACTTAACTCAATATTCATACGGCCATCATCTAAAAATGTTAGCGGCCCTTGTAGATGAACATTTTCCAAAGGATAACTGTGCAGGTTATGTGTAACTAAACCACCTAATACACTCATAAATGGATTATCCATATAGATATCTAAATCAATTTTGAAATTAAGTCTGTTCTCTTCTTCATTCCAAATAATATAACCCGTTGGAACTTCTGTTTTACCATTCACAACCGAATACTTAGGACGCATAATCATAGTGCCAGTTGGTACTTCAGATTCAATAAGACCAATGTTAAAGAAACCAAGCATGGCTGCAACGTTTACATTTGAAGATATCAATTGCTCAGCATGGATTTTCACTGGAATTCGATTATTTTCAATATCGTATTCACCTACTTCCGTCGGCATAAAACCACTAATATGAGTTTTAGCATAATCATCACTGCAAGTTTGATCTAACTCACAACCTACAGTAGCTCTAATTAATGCACCACCAGTCTCTAATAGAGATAATTTAGCAAAATTACCACTGACAACTTCTTCCTTTATCTCATCCCAACGGTAATCACGGTTGGTATCGGTTGTTGGCATCATTAATGGGTTAAACACTAAGTTACCAGCAGGCGCAGCGCGAAATGGCATTAACATATCTGGACCGCCAAGATCTTCATGGCTATCAGGCTTTAACAAGGTTGTTTGTAAAGGATAACCTTGCGCACTACACAATACCTCACCCATTGAACAATCAACGCTACCTTTGGTTTCACCTTCCGCAGAAATTAAAGAATAACGATATACGTTGGAACCTTGATCCTGCCAGTTATCGCTTGGCGAGAAAGTTAATATTTTATTCTCATAATTAAGCACTCCAGGTACAGTTTCGATACAGTTACCAGACCCATTAGGTTCAACAATTTCGACACGGAACGAACCGGTATTACATGCTTCACCTAGACGTATACTAGCTTCATCCATCTGCTGACTGAACGCTACAAAAATACCGCGGTCTTCTTGTAGGCTAAATATATTTAACTTTTGATCTGTCGTTAAACCACCAGCACAACGACCCGCAATATCAAGGCCTAAATCAGTATCTTCAAAGGCGCATGAATAACCCGGCACCATACCTTCGACCATGGGTGCTGTATAGCGAGCCGTAACCTCGTCATGTTCTTCAAATTCTGTCCCCTGCTCTTTATTTGGAGTAGAAAAACTTTGCATTACATAGGTACTATTACCCGCCAGATCTTTAATTACACCATTGACGGTATAATCCGTTAAAGGGATTAAATTCTCTGTAGGGTCAATAATAATGGAAGCCCCATCCTGTGAAATAAATGTTTCCACAGCACTACCATTTTCATCTTTAAGAATAAGATTCTGTAATGATGCTAAATCTAGCGGTTCGTTATAGGTAATTGTTACATTATCACCTAAACTAAAATGAGCTGTGTTCACATTAGGGTAAGTGGAATGAAATACCGGAGAGAGAGCATCAAAAGCGGCAGGCGGGGTCTCAACTTCAGTATACGACTCCATATGGAAT is part of the Moritella viscosa genome and encodes:
- the norW gene encoding nitric oxide reductase flrd-nad(+) reductase — protein: MSSPVVIIGSGFAAYQLVKSIRRLSKEQAIIVITTGSGDDYVKPELSHVFSKKLTAQDMVKQSGIDFAAEYNITLMKNTHVDKINRTEKTVSCHGIEIAYDNLVLATGAQSFVPFVDGDAAKEIITLNSLDEYQQSQEQLANAKSVLVVGAGLVGTEIAMDLAIAHYDVILSDRSDSLLPNLLPEFISSQLYQAMRGQGVKLQLGNELSKMTKTDTGIEVRFKSGYSVKVDSVVCAAGLKPNTTLASLVGLAVNRGIVVDKQLRTNDPHIFAIGDCAEIDGKHLAFLQPIILSANALAKTLTNAATNVIFPAMLVKVKTPLYPIQLSGNTTAEDARWQIELTTSGMTAKAFDRDEVLMGFVVTQANMPEAFKLLRLLPNVHQVAK
- the norV gene encoding anaerobic nitric oxide reductase flavorubredoxin translates to MTIHVKNNISWVGQRDWEVRDFHGTEFKTEKGTSYNSYLIQEEKTVLIDTVDHKFCYEFIQQLELEVDLNKIDYIVINHAEEDHAGALAALLNKIPNTPIYCTENAIDSITGHHHHPEWNFNVVKTGDSLDLGNGKQLVFIETPMLHWPDSMMTYMTGDAVLFSNDAFGQHYCDERLFNDEVDTKELMDQCLRYYANILTPFSPLVSAKIKEILGFNLPVDMIATAHGVVWRDNPIQIIEQYLAWADKYQEDRITIFYDSMSNNTRMMADAIAQGIHEADSNVAVKVFNVARHDKNEILSNAFISKGILVGSSTMNNVMMPKVAAMLEEITGLRFKNKKAAAFGSYGWTGGAIDRIEKRLHEAGFAAYPSLKTKWKPDGKAVLACREYGRTLAKEWALTNHTVADVVAPVKNQAVLEQSPQTVAVQKSIPESAVAQFDAESSMLCMVCQWVYDPAQGEPNQDIAPGTAWSDVPDYFLCPECGLGKDVFEEIKTEDAA
- the norR gene encoding anaerobic nitric oxide reductase transcription regulator NorR — protein: MQTSTKDLIHIALDLTTNISSQDRFERLLTTMRRLFNCDASALLEFKGLHFKPLAINGLNADVLGRQFNISEHPRLEAIARAGDVVRFPADSSLPDPYDALITSHEGNLHVHACVGLPLMANQRLIGALTLDSFDPHQFDNFSNDELRTVSALAAATLNIALLMDKLEKAAGDMTESDPAKHQPQSNTEIIGQSAQIQALKKEISVVASTDMTALILGETGVGKELVATAIHQQSSRADKPLIYLNCAALPESIAESELFGHVKGAFTGAISNRSGKFELADKGTLFLDEIGELTLTLQAKLLRVLQYGDLQRIGDDRNLKVDTRIIAATNKDLKEEVLAGRFRADLYHRLSVFPITVSPLRERGEDIILLAGFFIERCRSKLQLSHLSLSSTSQAILMNYPWPGNIRELEHSINRAAILARAEAKDEYVVLQPAHFKLEHFSVGVTDTTEQPIMPITSIPVDNLRDATEQFQRQLISKALKENNNNWAATARHLSVDVGNLHRLAKRIELKQ
- a CDS encoding putative lipoprotein, translated to MKTVNSRFNYLFSSFVKSSLVASAVMLAGCGLEPQDNEKVEKPILTAEESRDELAKRRAKSLFDAHEFYSFPSNGQSDVAVNTSVLLSFSHPLDSFSAQDFSLIDSDGNVVEVTSVEVTEGSFATDSENPKTNGLAFKPTSALKAGEQYTVIYEISLINEGGDNKELIAERTAQDPLTFTTRLGKHSANFTLDTNGFYPTDDLPFTTFTSLRLRMTNEIDIKTLITGDSFKFQKIGSTEQVSGNLIAKGHYITFDPTVDLDVDATYELIVSSDVKDKVGNSFAGLEKTFTVLDSGDHAFKPMNVTLNNGYQESPYSGELINAVTIKSVLIGANDTTYVDSDLITELANLGNFDSSAPLVIRKGSILNSSNLTVKVGGEFPTGFDTGNIRMTNVSDATGYLINNTSSDHKYAPKQLHLFMDVAMTTDGYLENGKINGKANGGLSQNIMHLELMGTVRTEGPTMIIDAISEIDLKILGVDNAHAQVSFHMESYTEVETPPAAFDALSPVFHSTYPNVNTAHFSLGDNVTITYNEPLDLASLQNLILKDENGSAVETFISQDGASIIIDPTENLIPLTDYTVNGVIKDLAGNSTYVMQSFSTPNKEQGTEFEEHDEVTARYTAPMVEGMVPGYSCAFEDTDLGLDIAGRCAGGLTTDQKLNIFSLQEDRGIFVAFSQQMDEASIRLGEACNTGSFRVEIVEPNGSGNCIETVPGVLNYENKILTFSPSDNWQDQGSNVYRYSLISAEGETKGSVDCSMGEVLCSAQGYPLQTTLLKPDSHEDLGGPDMLMPFRAAPAGNLVFNPLMMPTTDTNRDYRWDEIKEEVVSGNFAKLSLLETGGALIRATVGCELDQTCSDDYAKTHISGFMPTEVGEYDIENNRIPVKIHAEQLISSNVNVAAMLGFFNIGLIESEVPTGTMIMRPKYSVVNGKTEVPTGYIIWNEEENRLNFKIDLDIYMDNPFMSVLGGLVTHNLHSYPLENVHLQGPLTFLDDGRMNIELSNLEQIKLDVVLNLSGFNSESGIARMTLAIAPGDMSLQQISQPMK